A part of Cydia amplana chromosome 24, ilCydAmpl1.1, whole genome shotgun sequence genomic DNA contains:
- the LOC134658990 gene encoding uncharacterized protein LOC134658990 — protein MYIIYLVCCVVMVYADPGKESAKDEYCTDPRTMRKHAAYTEWADAYSCTRHRCQPGGRNLAIYTVGCKRVEAPESAIECEEVVEDTNMQFPYCCTRLRCLVVVRGEVWTRVLGQPWETLPAAPWSHMYKMKKPPPVDNSFLPKYVAFLTDFKRGGPAPGPIYELSEDKSADRRALANDKDCDKPVKRAPPSPGPDIVIALTTNNEKKPTDAEIQSKFLSRPDDSDQPNEIEAEESHVFTEKVPEIISEERMFPPDKKSSRDRKTSIFGPGASSDEQYTNMNKRGKKQKVDPVSEERFFRNPEKKAARSWARIPQEHWNASPNTRAQAQLDMHDYEKEQENLVKAEQPFNGESEEKQEEKPASLQHLVNAIGTRMRDIENVVQQMSEKVQPPIDSEQEGKKASLQRLQHLVNAIETRMRDIENVVQQMSEKVQPPIDSVERMRGDRAKKEAEPKAKLTNSDNYNRFPPQEGLSKYVRAMADATTEVPLFIGDNLNGYFSDPSNNLLRRSLNNKGPKEPHDTYMVPVDTDHALHKKPSPDSAEPDLKHKKHGHKKKKSKHARRKHRREEKKFSRIADGNAVSLEDSDDIGKA, from the exons atgtatattatatatctcGTCTGTTGTGTGGTGATGGTGTACGCCGACCCGGGGAAGGAGAGCGCCAAGGATGAAT ACTGCACGGATCCCCGCACAATGAGGAAGCACGCAGCATACACCGAGTGGGCAGACGCGTACTCCTGCACGCGGCACCGCTGCCAGCCCGGCGGACGGAACCTTGCTATATACACTGTCGG CTGCAAGCGTGTAGAGGCGCCAGAATCCGCCATAGAATGTGAAGAAGTGGTCGAGGACACCAACATGCAATTCCCATACTGCTGCACCCGACTCAG ATGCCTGGTGGTCGTCCGCGGAGAGGTCTGGACCCGCGTGCTGGGACAACCCTGGGAGACCCTCCCCGCAGCCCCCTGGAGCCACATGTACAAGATGAAGAAACCGCCCCCTGTTGACAACAGCTTCTTACCTAAGTATGTTGCATTTTTAACTGACTTCAAAAG agGCGGCCCCGCCCCAGGCCCTATATACGAGTTATCCGAAGACAAGTCCGCGGATCGCCGAGCCCTCGCCAACGACAAGGATTGCGACAAGCCTGTGAAGAGGGCGCCACCGTCGCCCGGGCCCGATATAGTG ATTGCTCTGACGACTAACAACGAAAAGAAACCTACCGATGCAGAAATACAAAG CAAGTTCCTGTCCCGACCGGACGATTCTGACCAGCCCAATGAGATTGAGGCCGAGGAATCACACGTCTTCACCGAAAAG GTTCCAGAGATAATTTCGGAGGAGCGAATGTTTCCACCCGACAAGAAATCATCCAGAGATCGGAAA ACATCTATATTCGGCCCGGGGGCATCATCTGACGAACAGTACACCAATATGAACAAAAGAGGGAAAAAACAAAAG GTTGACCCAGTATCCGAGGAACGTTTCTTTAGGAATCCAGAGAAAAAAGCTGCAAGA TCCTGGGCCCGGATTCCTCAGGAgcattggaacgcgagtccgaacACACGCGCGCAGGCGCAACTAGACATGCATGACTACGAGAAGGAACAGGAAAACCTGGTGAAG GCGGAACAGCCCTTCAACGGCGAATCAGAAGAGAAACAAGAAGAGAAGCCGGCCTCGCTCCAGCACTTAGTTAATGCTATCGGGACGCGCATGCGCGACATCGAGAACGTCGTCCAACAGATGAGCGAGAAGGTGCAGCCACCGATCGACAGC GAACAAGAAGGCAAGAAAGCTTCGCTCCAGCGCCTCCAGCACTTAGTTAATGCTATCGAGACGCGCATGCGCGACATCGAGAACGTCGTCCAACAGATGAGCGAGAAGGTGCAGCCTCCGATCGACAGCGTTGAAAG AATGAGAGGGGACCGAGCGAAGAAAGAAGCTGAACCGAAAGCGAAACTGACTAATTCTGATAACTATAACag ATTCCCCCCACAAGAAGGCTTAAGCAAATATGTCCGCGCCATGGCAGACGCCACCACGGAGGTCCCGCTGTTCATCGGGGACAACCTCAACGGTTACTTCAGCGACCCGAGCAACAACCTGCTGCGGAGGTCCTTGAACAACAAGGGCCCAAAG GAACCTCATGATACCTACATGGTACCTGTAGATACGGACCACGCGCTACACAAGAAACCTTCGCCGGACTCAGCCGAACCAGATCTCAAACACAAGAAGCACGGCCACAAGAAGAAGAAATCTAAGCACGCGAGAAGGAAGCATAGAAGAGAAGAGAAGAAGTTCAGCAGAATAGCAGATGGGAATGCTGTATCGCTTGAGGACAGCGATGACATTGGTAAGGCATGA
- the LOC134659154 gene encoding uncharacterized protein LOC134659154 — MEAQFELYFAKMQIEMQNQTELITNRITEKIDEKLKPFIEENEKLKKKVDLLEKKIEFMENEKKNKNIIIHGLNEGEKSMIELIKKVQEQFLTELNISIEASDINKMYRIGKEKTSGKPRPTVLSFVNGWKKAEVLRNKNKSKVLQLAEDYSKAVLEKRKALIPQLVEERNKGKVAYIKYDKLIIKDNPDKRENRKRELSTSPSSNSQPKKQQNATSSSSLHNKTNAFDLMRARSNSNSYEYARQRSANGLDETS, encoded by the coding sequence ATGGAAGCGCAATTTGAACTCTATTTTGCAAAAATGCAAATAGAAATGCAGAACCAAACCGAATTAATCACAAATCGAATAACTGAAAAAATAGATGAAAAACTAAAACCTTTTATAGAAGAaaacgaaaaattaaaaaagaaggTGGACTTACTCGAGAAGAAAATAGAATTTATggaaaacgaaaagaaaaacaaaaacataattatacacGGGCTGAACGAAGGGGAGAAATCTATGATAGAACTTATCAAAAAGGTGCAAGAACAATTCCTGACCGAACTCAACATATCCATTGAAGCTTctgacataaataaaatgtaccgCATTGGAAAGGAAAAAACTAGCGGAAAACCAAGACCTACTGTTCTGTCCTTTGTAAACGGATGGAAAAAGGCAGAAGTACTAAGAAACAAGAACAAGTCTAAAGTTTTACAACTCGCAGAAGATTACTCCAAAGCGGTTTTAGAAAAAAGGAAAGCATTAATACCTCAATTAGTTGAAGAAAGGAACAAGGGAAAGGTGGCTTATATAAAATACGACAAGTTAATAATCAAAGATAACCCAGACAAGAGAGAAAACAGAAAAAGAGAGCTGTCTACTTCCCCTTCAAGCAACTCTCAACCGAAGAAACAACAGAATGCTACCTCGTCATCGTCACTACATAATAAAACGAATGCCTTTGATCTGATGAGAGCCAGATCTAACTCAAACTCCTATGAATATGCGAGGCAGCGGTCAGCAAACGGACTGGATGAAACATCATAG